From a region of the Dictyostelium discoideum AX4 chromosome 2 chromosome, whole genome shotgun sequence genome:
- the clcB gene encoding CLC 6/7 family protein, producing the protein MSNNYKAGTAINGNDYLLLNIDGNKDCDTDNGFFSGKNFFGGNQTSITHRRHHKMTTKTDRELMSHFESLDFNAIDNIIHRKYTFEKKKYQKILKTLGKWVICTLIGVVVGLVCYCLKESVDQLQSLKLTQVKKFYSTESTIFIPFLVYLGFNLCYGLISGLLVCIFGPMSSSSGLPEVKGYLNGIRISKAFNLKTVLGKLVSLIFSFSSGLVLGPEGPMFHIGAGIGSSMSQFKSKTLKFHLKSFWIFQNDSDKRDFISCGAAAGIAAAFGAPIGGVLFCLEEGSSFWSRQLTWRTFFSCLIATMTANLFLQGFTQQIHDYGVLTFGVSKSYLYTYTELIPFMIMGIIGGLLGAIFVHVNVRVNHWRKKLFANKSKLYKMIEVCVIVILSSVVCFFPALLADCRPISGISGLTPGTCDPGDDSTLILNQFNCAEGYYNPMATLTLTTLENSLQIVFSRSTNIFTAQTLLTFSIFYYVLTIITSGLYVASGIFIPMMLIGSSWGRLIGIFLSKYFTSIDPSIYALIGAASMMAGSLRMTISLVVIIVELTETTQYLLPVILSVMVGKWCGDIFNESIYEHLIELKHIPYLNSQPPNHLRKKTVAEAMSTDVKTLPEIVKVKTALTILETCPHNGFPVVMLPQLHSNSNLNDSNQLSLSLNLNNNNNNNNNNNNNNNNNNNNNNNNNNNNILCGLILRSQLSVLLRRKIFNSPEDLKNIDFISDKGYNLPIDHTEFSQELASKIPPIHELSKLITKEDLDMYIDLRPYMNFAVVSIKNYSSLSEAYQIFRQVGLRHMVVINVFNNVVGMLTRKDLC; encoded by the exons atgagtaataattataaagcAGGTACGGCAATAAATGgtaatgattatttattattaaatattgatggAAATAAAGATTGTGATACAGATAATGGATTTTTTAGTGGTAAAAACTTTTTTGGAGGTAATCAGACATCAATAACTCATAGAAGACATCATAAAATGACAACTAAAACCGATAGAGAATTGATGAGTCATTTTGAAAGTTTAGATTTTAATGCAATCGATAATATAATTCATAGGAAATATacatttgaaaaaaagaaatatcaaaaaattttaaaaactttaggTAAATGGGTAATTTGTACTCTAATTGGTGTCGTTGTTGGTTTAGTTTGTTATTGTTTAAAAGAATCTGTTGATCAATTACAATCACTTAAATTAACTCAAGTTAAAAagt tTTATTCAACAGAATCAACAATATTTATACCatttttagtttatttaGGATTTAATTTATGTTATGGTTTAATTAGTGGTTTATTAGTTTGTATATTTGGACCAATGTCAAGTTCATCAGGTTTACCAGAAGTAAAAGGTTATTTAAATGGAATAAGAATTTCAAAAGCATTCAATTTGAAAACAGTATTGGGTAAATTGgtatcattaatattttcattttcatcggGATTAGTATTGGGACCAGAGGGACCAATGTTTCATATTGGTGCAGGTATTGGATCATCAATGAGTCAATTCAAATCGAAAACATTGAAATTTCACTTGAAATCATTTTGGATCTTTCAAAACGATAGTGATAAACGTGATTTTATATCATGTGGTGCTGCTGCTGGTATTGCTGCAGCTTTTGGTGCACCAATTGGTGGGGTTTTGTTTTGCTTGGAAGAGGGCTCATCATTTTGGTCTCGTCAGTTAACATGGCGTACCTTTTTCTCCTGTCTAATTGCAACCATGACTGCAAATTTGTTTTTACAAGGTTTCACTCAACAAATTCATGACTATGGTGTATTGACATTTGGTGTTTCAAAATCCTATCTTTACACCTACACTGAGTTGATACCATTTATGATTATGGGTATTATTGGTGGCTTATTAGGTGCCATTTTCGTACATGTTAATGTACGTGTCAATCATTGGagaaagaaattatttgcaaataaatcaaaacttTATAAAATGATAGAAGTTTGTGTAATTGTAATATTGTCATCAGTAGTTTGTTTCTTTCCAGCTCTATTAGCAGATTGTAGACCCATCAGTGGTATATCAGGATTAACACCGGGTACATGTGACCCAGGTGATGATTCTACActgattttaaatcaattcaattgtGCCGAGGGTTATTATAATCCAATGGCAACATTAACATTAACAACCTTGGAGAATTCTTTACAAATTGTATTCAGTAGATCAACAAATATTTTCACAGCTCAAACActtttaacattttcaatattttattatgtttTGACTATTATTACAAGTGGTTTATATGTTGCAAGTGGTATTTTCATTCCAATGATGTTAATTGGTAGTTCTTGGGGTAGATTAATTGgtatatttttatcaaaatatttCACATCGATCGATCCTTCAATCTATGCCCTAATTGGTGCCGCTAGTATGATGGCTGGTTCATTAAGAATGACAATTTCATTGGTTGTTATTATCGTTGAACTTACAGAAACTACTCAATATCTTTTACCTGTAATTTTATCTGTAATGGTTGGTAAATGGTGTGGTGACATTTTCAATGAAAGTATTTATGaacatttaattgaattaaaacatATCCCTTACTTAAATAGTCAACCACCAAATCATCTTAGAAAGAAAACCGTTGCTGAAGCAATGTCAACTGATGTAAAAACTTTACCTGAAATTGTAAAAGTTAAAACAGCTTTAACAATTTTAGAAACTTGTCCACATAATGGTTTTCCTGTTGTTATGTTACCACAATTacattcaaattcaaatttaaatgattcaaatcaattgtctttatcattaaatttaaataataataataataataataataataataataataataataataataataataataataataataataataataataataatatattatgtGGATTAATATTAAGAAGTCAACTTTCAGTACTATTAAgaagaaaaatatttaattcaccagaagatttaaagaatattgattttatatcAGATAAAGGTtataatttaccaattgatCATACAGAATTTTCACAGGAATTAGCAAGTAAAATTCCACCAATTCATGAACTTAGTAAATTAATTACAAAGGAAGATTTGGATATGTATATTGATTTACGTCCATATATGAATTTTGCAGTTGTTTCTATTAAAAACTATAGTTCTTTAAGTGAAGCCTATCAAATTTTCCGTCAAGTTGGTTTAAGACATATGGTTGTAATTAATGTTTTCAATAATGTAGTTGGTATGCTAACTCGTAAAGATTTATgttaa
- a CDS encoding hypothetical protein (Similar to Dictyostelium discoideum (Slime mold). MkpA protein) → MNIEDWSKLVNQLLPEQKSENNNGNRYLIETLSMGKRIVEPKNWYSNLSEIEIKKNKKSNTFHSKTKPIIKQHQNQNKEGLIIKFQPRFPIIELATSNFIELLFNDLSINNNNNNNIYNNNNKIDIQNNNNHNNHNYNNNITPYSEFGIIKVKDSLIYPVIIQNHIKGESLYEVIKKGDPERKLDNLDPYSLSKLLITTILINPYHSDFNDFILIPINNNNNNNNNNNNNNNNNNNNNNNNNNNNNFNSEEDESDTMTSSSSNSSTSTSGSGACSSNNININNNNNKIKYKIISVNNELSFLPNSTQILKEGWFCSTKFSHQTTSLLYLLKQIHNKVDDRVIEIIKSLDILKFLKDWITSINDLNDKSIQLLNKSNHLIINRSKSNFKNNQNQNNNNNNVNVNINEEIIKSGNDNTHFEIQLPIGLIKSLYCKLIRLKNEFNKLIIPLSPNLKDNNNNNNNNNNNNINNNKNEIKNKNKTHWELLEIIEPIVSNRYWINRSNNNNNKKEGNEKRKNQNCQELFEKFEKIKNDQYLIIDQELPLLSTLINESRVKSYYKQNDISTSLPTSIILLNELNIIINELKMVKEFNDDIVGSKLLNSFEKEKKLSLLNFTSIIIEEYVNNNLSNQVWTKFEKIIFKILSNSNDLRNIVIRNSVQLFTNKLFNTVQSLSVLRKIKLVNCLNLTDFSNHSDLGGELKLPSLSKLQLIDCKNLKTISLTAYNLHSIKITNCMDLVEYQIYSPELFKLVYQFSLINLNNYIKFSNCSYLQFIDISNCKLVKESITTLDLNKWKYLVDLKAENVQFLEKIILTENLIYLQSLDFTNCQSFNEIIFKQNSCLNLKKLILIGTQIQNQEIQLINLLK, encoded by the coding sequence atgaatattgaAGATTGGTCAAAATTagttaatcaattattaccTGAGCAAAAAtcagaaaataataatggtaatagatatttaattgaaacttTATCAATGGGAAAAAGAATTGTTGAACCAAAGAATTGgtattcaaatttatcagaaattgaaattaaaaaaaataaaaaatcaaatacttTTCACTCAAAAACCAAACCAATAATTAAACAacaccaaaatcaaaataaagaaggactaattattaaatttcaacCAAGATTtccaataattgaattagcaacttcaaattttattgaattattatttaatgatttatcaattaataataataataataataatatttataataataataataaaattgatattcaaaataataataatcataataatcataattataataataatattacaccTTATTCAGAATTTGGTATAATTAAAGTAAAAGATTCATTAATTTATccagtaataatacaaaatcaTATTAAAGGTGAAAGTTTATATgaagtaattaaaaaaggtgaCCCTGAAAGAAAGTTGGATAATTTAGATCCTTAttctttatcaaaattattaattacaacCATTTTAATTAATCCTTATCATTCcgattttaatgattttattttaattccaattaataataataataataataataataataataataataataataataataataataataataataataataataataataataataattttaatagcgAAGAGGATGAAAGTGATACAATGACAAGTTCAAGTTCTAATAGTAGTACTAGTactagtggtagtggtgcttgtagtagtaataatattaatattaataataataataataaaattaaatataaaattatatcagttaataatgaattatcatttttaccaaattcaacacaaattttaaaagaaggtTGGTTTTGTTCAACAAAATTCTCACATCAAAcaacatcattattatatttattaaaacaaattcatAATAAAGTTGATGATAGGGTAattgaaatcattaaatcattagatattttaaaatttttaaaagattggATAACCtcaataaatgatttaaatgataaatcaattcaattattaaataaatcaaatcatttaataataaatagatcaaaaagtaattttaaaaataatcaaaatcaaaataataataataataatgtaaatgtaaatattaatgaagaaattattaaaagtggTAATGATAATACACATTTTGAAATCCAATTGCCaattggtttaattaaatcattatattgtaaattaataagattaaaaaatgaatttaataaattaattataccattatcaccaaatctaaaagataataataataataataataataataataataataatattaataataataaaaatgaaattaaaaataaaaataaaacacattgggaattattagaaattatTGAACCAATTGTATCAAATAGGTATTGGATTAAtcgtagtaataataataataataaaaaagaaggaaatgaaaaaagaaaaaatcaaaattgtcaagaattatttgaaaaatttgaaaagattaaaaatgatcaatatttaataattgatcaagaattaccattattatcaacattGATAAATGAGAGTAGAGTTAAATCGTATTATAAACAAAATGATATTTCAACAAGTTTGCCAACTTcaataatactattaaatgaattgaatataattattaatgaattaaaaatggttaaagaatttaatgatgatatcGTGGGTTCAAAATTACTAAACTCATTTGAAAAAGAGAagaaattatcattactaaATTTCACAAGTATAATAATAGAAGAGTATGTTAACAATAATCTATCAAACCAAGTTTGGACAAAGTTTGAAAAAatcatatttaaaatattatcaaactCAAATGATCTTAgaaatattgttattaggAATAGTGTACAACTATtcacaaataaattattcaatACGGTTCAATCGTTATCGGTATTAAGGAAAATTAAACTAGTTAATTGTTTGAATTTAACTGATTTTTCAAATCACTCTGATTTAGGCGGTGAATTGAAGTTACCATCTTTATCgaaattacaattaatagattgtaaaaatttaaaaacaatttcttTAACTGCTTATAACTtacattcaattaaaattacaaattgtaTGGATTTAGTTgaatatcaaatttattcaCCTGAATTGTTTAAATTGGTTTATCAATTCTctttaatcaatttaaataattatattaagttttcaaattgttcttatttacaatttattgatattagtaattgtaaattagttaaagaatcaattacaactttagatttaaataaatggaAATATCTTGTTGATTTAAAAGCTGAAAATGTACAATTCCTtgaaaaaatcattttaactgaaaatttaatttatcttcaATCTTTAGATTTTACAAATTGTCAATCATTCaatgaaatcatttttaaacaaaatagttgtttaaatttaaaaaaattaattttaattggtactcaaattcaaaatcaagaaattcaattaataaatttattaaaataa
- a CDS encoding proliferating cell nuclear antigen family protein, with protein MGYDEDVMFIRVIKSNGTISNFKVPEVCVDIKEKYEISENDEYQCEVLMPSNLLSDICNELKSYKDLNLKIQVNKNNLLFKIDDSIINADIVLENKKTKEFYLICKKNFSIEFKNKYFLKINNIVKKINIKECFLQMNEKYPLIIIFSICSVSSFQFYLAPILE; from the exons atggGTTATGATGAAGATGTTATGTTTATTAGagttataaaatcaaatggaacaatttcaaattttaaagtaCCAGAAGTTTGTGTTGATATTAAAGAAAAGTATGAAATTtctgaaaatgatgaatatCAATGTGAAGTTTTAATGCCATCAAACCTATTATCTGATATAtgtaatgaattaaaatcatataaggatttaaatttgaaaattcaagttaataaaaataatttattatttaaaattgatgacTCAATAATTAATGCTGATATAGTTTTAGAAAATaag aaaactaaagagttttatttaatttgtaaaaagaatttttcaattgaatttaaaaataagtattttttaaaaattaacaatattgtaaagaaaatcaatattaaagaatgttttttacaaatgaatgaaaaatatcccttaattataatttt ttcaATTTGTTCAGTTAgttcttttcaattttatttagcACCAATATTagaatga
- the apm4 gene encoding clathrin-adaptor medium chain AP-4, which translates to MFSQFFILNNKGETIIFKDYRFDISKDSNEIFFKHVQSMKSEITPAFNIDGINYLYIKKREMYFVFTTRLLVSPSLGFELLNRASKIIQDYTASLTEEAIRLNFILIYELLDELMDYGVPQSTGTETLKAFVFTPPKQIKSKQLESDSIIDNFLKATNKISVPPKQGVKPIHSGSKNSSSGGSSLSTNTVSKVVNNIVDSISGAATNLHNSTSGGGSGSGVTDADGDNEIYIDLCERLTVLYSSNGTILRNEITGKIQMKSYLRGNPALSLGLSPEFTFKTIANRDESNENEIDNNNIGGVSNLSAPSSNTTSFIVDDCSFHECAGSGFQPNNTINFKPPQGDFTLLKYRISNNNYTPFLVKTNLESTIRNRFDLVVTIRSNFSNKVVPNFIFVSIPVPKSTKSLTHSLDYGSQNQKVEYKQSTQAGNLVFWSIKKLRGGMETILRIQIHVDGATSSSSNNNQQQQQPQIDVGSTLRKEIGPIGLEFSIPQFSCSTLQIKFLKMLGSNISPIRWIRYITDSKSFVSRINN; encoded by the exons aTGTTTTCtcaattctttattttgaaCAATAAAGGtgaaactattatttttaaagatt atcGATTTGATATTTCTAAAGATAgtaatgaaatattttttaaacatgtTCAATCAATGAAATCTGAAATTACACCAGCATTT aatattgatggtataaattatttatatattaaaaaaagagaaatgtATTTTGTTTTCACAACAAGATTATTAGTATCACCATCATTAggatttgaattattaaatagagCATCAAAGATTATTCAAGATTATACAGCATCATTAACAGAGGAAGCTATTAGattgaattttatattaatttatgaaTTATTGGATGAATTGATGGATTATGGTGTACCACAATCAACAGGTACAGAAACATTGAAAGCATTTGTATTTACACCaccaaaacaaattaaaagtaaacaATTAGAATCCGATTCAATCATTGATAACTTTTTAAAagcaacaaataaaatatcagtACCACCAAAACAAGGTGTAAAACCAATTCATTCAGGTAGTAAAAacagtagtagtggtggtagtagtttATCAACCAATACAGTTTCAAAAgttgtaaataatattgttgaTAGTATAAGTGGTGCAGCAACCAATTTACATAATTCAAccagtggtggtggtagtggtagtggtgtcACAGATGCAGAtggtgataatgaaatttatattgatttatGCGAGAGATTAACAGTATTATATTCATCTAATGGTACAATATTAAGAAATGAAATTACAGGTAAAATACAAATGAAAAGTTATTTAAGGGGTAACCCAGCATTATCGTTAGGGTTAAGTCCAGAATTtacttttaaaacaattgcaAATAGAGATGAATCAAACGAAAATgaaatagataataataatattggtggTGTTAGTAATTTATCAGCACCAAGTAGTAATACGACATCATTTATAGTTGATGATTGTAGTTTTCATGAATGCGCAGGATCAGGATTTCAACCTAATAATACCATCAATTTTAAACCACCACAAGGTGATTTCACTTTATTGAAATATCGTATctccaataataattacacaCCATTTTTAGTTAAAACCAATTTAGAATCAACCATTAGAAATAGATTTGATTTGGTTGTTACAATTCGttcaaatttttcaaataaagttgtaccaaatttcattttcGTTTCAATTCCAGTTCCAAAATCAACCAAATCATTAACTCATTCATTAGATTATGGTAGTCAAAATCAAAAGGTTGAATATAAACAATCAACTCAAGCTGGTAATCTTGTATTTTGgagtattaaaaaattaagaggTGGTATGGAAACTATCTTAAGAATTCAAATTCATGTTGATGGTGCTacctcatcatcatcaaataataatcaacaacaacaacaacctcaaaTCGATGTAGGTTCAACTTTaagaaaagaaattggtCCAATTGGTTTAGAATTCTCAATACCACAATTTAGTTGTAGTACTttacaaattaaattcttaaaAATGTTAGGTTCAAATATTTCACCAATACGTTGGATTAGATATATAACTGATTCAAAAAGTTTTGTatcaagaattaataattaa
- the lsm3 gene encoding LSM domain-containing protein (Similar to like-Sm) — protein MDKREEGTVEEPLDLIRLSLDERIFVKMRQDRELRGKLHAYDQHLNMILSDVEETIKVVEKDEETDEEIIRNIKRNIKMLFVRGDGVILISPPLRTS, from the exons atggaTAAAAGAGAAGAAGGAACAGTTGAAGAACCATTAGATTTAATTAGATTAAGTTTAGATGAAAgaatttttgtaaaaatgaGACAAGATAGAGAATTAAGAGGGAAATTACAT gcATATGATCAACATTTAAATATGATTTTATCAGATGTTGAAGAAACAATAAAGGTTGTAGAAAAAGATGAGGAAACTGATGAAGAAATTATAAGA aatattaAACGTAATATAAAGATGCTTTTTGTCCGTGGTGATGgtgttattttaatttcaccacCTTTAAGAACTtcgtaa